From the genome of Leifsonia sp. 1010:
CAACATGTCCATCGAGGCGGGTGCGCGCGCCGGGATGGTCGCCCCGGACGAGACGACGTTCGCCTACCTGAAGGGGCGTCCGCACGCTCCGGAGGGCGCCGACTGGGACGAGGCCGTCGCCTACTGGAAAACGCTCCAGACCGACGACGACGCGGTCTTCGACGCCGAGGTCTACCTCGACGCCGACGAGATCGAGCCGTTCGTCACCTGGGGCACCAACCCGGGCCAGGGCGTCTCGCTCAGCCAGCCCGTCCCGGACCCGGCCGCGATCGCCGACCCCAACGCGCGGGCCGCTGCCGAGCGCGCCCTGGAGTACATGGACCTCCAGCCGGGCACGCCGATGAAGAGCATCCCCGTGGATGCGGTGTTCATGGGCTCCTGCACGAACAGCCGGATCGAGGACCTCCGAGCCTTCGCGTCCATCATCAAGGGCAGGAAGAAGGCGGACGGCGTCCGCGTCATGGTCGTCCCCGGCTCGGCGCGCGTCCGCATCGAAGCCGAGGCCGAGGGGATCGACAAGATCGTCGAGGAGTTCGGCGGCGAGTGGCGTTTCGCCGGCTGCTCCATGTGCCTCGGCATGAACCCGGACCAGCTGGCGCCGGGGGAGCGCTGCGCCTCCACCTCCAACCGCAACTTCGAGGGCCGGCAGGGCAAGGGCGGCCGCACGCACCTGGTCTCGCCGCTCGTCGCGGCGGCCACGGCGATCCGCGGAACGCTCTCGAGCCCGTGGGACCTGGAAGCCGAAGGCGGCGACACGCCGCGCGATGGCGGCGCCGGCACGCGAATCGGAGAGAAGGTGGGCGCCTGATGGAGAAGTTCGAGACCGTCACCGGAACCGCCGTCCCGTTCCGGCGCTCCGACGTCGACACCGACCAGATCATCCCGGCGGTGTTCCTCAAGCGCGTCACCAAGACCGGCTTCGAGGACGCCCTGTTCTACGCCTGGCGCCAGGACCCGGACTTCATCCTCAACCGACCGGAGTACCAGGGCGCGACCGTGCTCGTCACGGGCCCCGATTTCGGCACGGGTTCGTCACGCGAACATGCCGTCTGGGCGCTCCGCGACTTCGGTTTCCGCGTGGTCCTGTGCCCTCGGTTCGCCGACATCTTCCGCGGCAACGCGGGCAAGCAGGGCCTGTTGACCGGCATCATCTCCGAAGAGGACGCCGAGCGGCTGTGGGGGGCGATCGAAGCCCAGCCGGGAATATCGGCGACGGTGGATCTGGTTGCCAAGACTGCGACCGTCGGTGAGGTCCAGGTGTCTTTCGACATCGACGACTACACTCGCTGGCGTTTGCTCGAAGGGCTGGACGACATCGCCCTCACCCTGCGCGACGAGGCGCGAATCTCCGAATACGAATCGGGCCGCGCGAGCTGGCGGCCCACGACCCTCCCGGTGAAACTTTGACATCTCTTCTTCAGGACGCACAGGCAGCAGGAGCACGCGTGGGCCTCAAGGGCGATCGCATCACGATCAACGGCGGACGCCCCCTCGAGGGCCGCATCGAGGTGCGCGGCGCCAAGAACTTCGTCACGAAGGCCATGGTCGCGGCGATCCTCGGCGAGAGCCCGAGCGTGCTCCGCAATGTGCCGGACATCTCCGATGTCCGCGTGGTGCGCGGCCTGCTCGAGGTCCACGGCGTCAAGGTGACCGACGGCGCCGAGGAGGGCGAGCTGCTGCTCGACCCGAGCGCGGTCGAGTCGGCGCACATGGCCGACATCGACGCGCACGCCGGCTCCAGCCGCATCCCGATCCTGTTCTGCGGCCCGCTGCTGCACCGCCTGGGCGAGGCGTTCATCCCCGACCTCGGCGGCTGCCGCATCGGCGACCGGCCGATCGACTACCACCTCGAGGTGCTGCGCAAGTTCGGCGCTGTCGTCGACAAGCTGCCCAGCGGCATCCGCATGACGGCCCCGAACGGCCTCCACGGCGCAAAGCTGGAGCTCCCGTACCCGAGCGTCGGGGCGACGGAGCAGGTGCTCCTCACCGCCGTGCGGGCGGACGGCATCACCGAGCTCAAGGGCGCGGCCATCGAGCCGGAGATCATGGATCTCATCAACGTGCTCCAGAAGATGGGCGCCGTGATCTCGGTCGACACCGACCGCGTGATCCGCATCGAGGGCGTCGACTCGCTCTCCGGCTACACCCACACCTCGCTGTTCGACCGCAATGAGGCCGCCAGCTGGGCTGCGGCCGCGCTCGCGACCGGCGGCGACATCTTCGTCGGCGGCGCACGGCAGCCCGAGATGCTCACATTCCTCAACGTCTTCCGCAAGGTCGGCGGCGCCTTCGAGATCCACGACGACGGCATCCGCTTCTACCACCCGGGCGGTGAGCTCAAGCCGGTCGTCATCGAGACGGACGTGCACCCCGGCTTCATGACGGACTGGCAGCAGCCGCTCGTCGTGGCGCTCACTAAGGCGTCCGGCGTGTCGATCGTCCACGAGACCGTGTACGAGCAGCGTTTCGGCTTCGTCGACGCGCTCATCGACATGGGCGCGAAGATCCAGGTCCACAAGGAGTGCCTCGGCGGCCACCCGTGCCGCTTCGGTCAGCGCAACTTCAACCACTCGGCCGTCATCATGGGCCCGGTGGAGCTGAAGGGCGCCGACATCGAGGTTCCGGACCTTCGCGGCGGCTTCAGCCACCTGATCGCGGCCCTGACCGCCGAGGGGCGCTCGACCGTGAGCAACGTCGGAATCATCAGCCGCGGCTACGAGAACTTCATCACGAAGCTGCAGCTGCTCGGCGCCGACTTCGTCCTCGAAGGCTGAACCGGCTCATCCGGCTGGTCCATCCCGTGCGGCATGCTCCGTGCGGGATGCCGGGTCACCGATAATGGGACGGTGCCAGAAACCGCTATGCCCGTGAAGAAGCAGCGCTCGGAGAAGAGCAGACCGTCGGTGTTCTGGGTTCTCGCCGGCCTCATCGTGCCGATCGGGAGCCTGCTCGCCCGCTTCCGGATCGTCGACGGCGACAAGTTCCCGCGGACCGGCGCGTTCATCCTGACGCCCAACCACTACAGCGAGATCGACCCGGTCATGATCGGGATGGTCGCGTGGAAGCTGGGGCGGCTGCCGCGGTTCCTCGCGAAGGAGAGCCTGTTCCACGTTCCGGTGCTGGGATGGTTCCTGCGGCGGTCGGGCCAGGTCCCCGTCTCGCGCGGAGGCAGCGCCCGCGGCTCGGCGCCGCTCGAGGCGGCGCAGAAGATCGCCGACGAGGGACGGATCGTCGTCATCTATCCCGAGGGCTCGCTCAGCCGCGACCCGGACATGTGGCCGATGCGCGGCAAGACCGGGGCCGCCCGGATGGCCCTCGAGCACGACCTCCCGGTCATCCCGATCGCGCACTGGGGAACCCAGCAGGTGATGGCGCGCTACGCGAAGAAGATCAGCTGGTTCCCGCGCAAGACCATCGACGTCAAGGTGGGCGACCCGGTCGACCTGTCGGCGTTCCGCGGCAGGCCGCTCGACAACTCCACGCTCACCGAGGCGACAGCGGTCATCATGGATGCGATCACCGCTCTGCTCGAAGACCTGCGCGGCGAGAAGGCCCCGGCCGAGCGCTGGGATCCGTCGCAGCACAACCAGAAGGAGACCGGCCGCTTCGATGGCTAAAGCAGTGAAGGCTCCCATCGCGCGTCCCCGCCGCATCGCCGTGCTCGGCGCCGGCAGCTGGGGCACCACGTTCGCGAAGATCCTCGCCGACGGCGGGTCCGACGTCGTGCTCTGGGCGCGTCGTCCGGAGCTCGCCCGCGAGATCAACGAGGTGAAGCGCAACAGCGACTACCTCGAAGGCATCAACCTCCCGCGGAACCTCCGTGCCACCAGCCGCCTCGGTGAGGCGATGAGCGGTGCGGAGCAGGTGTTCGTCTCCATCCCCAGTCAGACGCTCCGCTCGAACCTCGAGGCGATGATCCCGTACCTGAGTCCGGAGACGGTCGTCGTCAGCCTGATGAAGGGCGTCGAGAAGGGCACCGGGCTGCGGATGAGCGAGGTCATCGCTCAGGGGCTGCCGATCGACGTGGAGCGCATCGCGGTGGCGTCCGGCCCGAACCTGGCGCTGGAGATCGCGCGCGAGCAGCCCACGGCGGCCGTCGTGTCGTCGGCCAGCCTGGAGACGGCGCAGGCTGTGGCCATCGCGGCGACCAACCGCTACTTCCGGAGCTTCGTCAACACCGATGTCATCGGCACGGAGTTCGGGGGCGTGCTGAAGAACCTGATCGCCGTCGCGATCGGCATCGTGGACGGCGTCGGCTACGGCGAGAACACGAAGGCGTCGATCATCACGCGCGGCCTGGTCGAGATGACGGACTTCGCCGTTGCCTACGGCGCACAGGCCGAGACGCTGTCCGGCCTCGCAGGCTTGGGCGACCTGATCGCCACGTGCGAGTCGTCGCTGAGCCGCAACAACACGGCGGGCCGGCTGCTCGGCCAGGGATACGGCTTCCACGACGTCGTGAAGCAGATGAACCAGACGGCGGAGGGTCTCGCGTCCGTCGCGCCGATCCTGCACCTCGCCGAGGCGCGCGGGGTGGAGATGCCGATCGTCCGTCAGGTGAGCCAGGTGCTCGCCGGTACGCTCGATCCGAAAGACATCGCACCGCATCTCACGACGGATTCGGACGAGCCGCAGGGCGAAAGGACAACGGATGACGGACAAGGTCGCGGTCGCGCTTCTCTTTGGGGGTCGCTCAAGCGAGCATTCGATCAGCTGCGCGACGGCGGCGGGCGTCCTTGAGGCGATCGACCGCGACAAGTACGACGTGATCCCGATCGGGATCACGCACGACGGCGCCTTCACGCTGCAGCCGGACGACGCATCGCTCTTCGCGCTGAACGCCGAGAAGCTGCCAGAGGTCGAAGACAACGGCTCGCGCATCCTGTGGCCGGACAGCGTCGCAACGCGCGAGCTGACGGTCATCGACCGCGACGGCGGCCGCTCGTCTCTCGGCGACGTCGACATCGTGTTCCCGATCCTCCACGGCCCGTGGGGAGAGGACGGCACCCTGCAGGGGATGCTCGAGCTCGTCGGGCTTCCGTACGTCGGCAGCGGTGTGCTCGCCAGTGCCCTGGGGATGGACAAGCACTTCACCAAGACCGTGCTGCAGCAGGCCGGCATCCCCGTGGCGCCCTGGGTGACGGTCAGCGCCTACGAGTGGAGCACCGACGCCGACTCCGTGCGCGAGGCCGCGCGCGAGCTGGGTCTCCCCGCGTTCGTCAAGCCCGCCCGGGCCGGTTCGAGCGTCGGCGTGACGAAAGTGAAGGACTGGTCGGAGCTCGACGCCGCGATGGAGATCGCACTGGCCGAGGACGACCGCGTGCTCATCGAGTCGATGGTCACCGGCCGCGAGGTCGAGATCGCCGTCCTCGGCGGACGGCCCGGCGAGCCTGCGCGAGCGTCGGTCGCCGGCGAGATCGTCGTCAGCGGACGCGACTTCTACGACTTCGCAGCGAAGTACCTGGACGCACCGGGCATCGACCTGGTCTGCCCGGCCGACCTCACGGACGCGCAGCTGGCCGAGATGCGCGAACTCGCCATCCGCGGCTTCGACGCCATCGGCGGGGAAGGGCTCGCGCGCGTCGACTTCTTCCTGACGGCCGACGGCTTCGTCATCAACGAGATCAACACCATGCCGGGCTTCACCCCGATCTCGATGTTCCCGCGATGCTGGCAGGAGTCAGGGCTGAGCTACCCGGCGCTGATCGACGAGCTCATCCAGGTCGCCCTCGCGCGCGCCGCCTGAGCGCGGGGACGCGAACCCGGCCGGCTCAGGGACTCGGCCTCGCGGTCGGGTCGGTGTCGAGCGTGGACAGGCACTTCTGCGTCTGCTTGACGGTGGAGACGGCGCTGGCGAACTCGGGCAGCACGGACGAGTCGGAGACGCCCGAAACGTGGTCGATGATGACCTCCGTCGCCGGCACGCGGCCGAAGGTCTGGTAGACGATCGTCTTAGCGGCCGGGTCCGTCATGAGCACCCAGTCGACGCCGTTGACGTTGACGCACGGCTTCGTCGTCGCCCCGATCGGCGGAACGCCGCAGCGCAGGATGACGGCAGCCGGATCGCCCCAGGCGCCGGTCGCCTGCGCATCCGTCTCGCGCTTCGCCTTATCGGCGACCGAGTCGGGCAGGCGAACGCTGATCTCGGCGCAACCGGGCGCGTTGCTGTTCGCGGCGGGGTCGAGGGAGACGGTGGGCGCGCAGCCCGCGAGGAGCAGGGCGGCGCCTGCGAGCAGGACGGCCGGGAGGGCGCGGCGACGGGACTTCATCGGTTTCAGGCTACCGTTTCAGATCATGGGAATCTCTGGGAGCGACGCGGCCGGCATCACCATCGGGGAGGCGTCGGAGCGGGAGGCGCTCAAGCGCATCTTCCCGCGGCTCCCGGACT
Proteins encoded in this window:
- the leuC gene encoding 3-isopropylmalate dehydratase large subunit produces the protein MSNPTGPLTLAEKVWNDHLVAKGEDGSPDLIYIDLHLVHEVTSPQAFDGLRMAGRPVRRPDLTIATEDHNTPTIGIDKPIADLTSRTQIETLRRNAEEFGIRLHSLGDVEQGIVHVVGPQLGLTMPGITVVCGDSHTSTHGAFGAMAFGIGTSEVEHVLATQTLPLKPFKTMAITVEGELRPGVTAKDIILAVIAKIGTGGGQGYVLEYRGSAIRSLSMEGRMTICNMSIEAGARAGMVAPDETTFAYLKGRPHAPEGADWDEAVAYWKTLQTDDDAVFDAEVYLDADEIEPFVTWGTNPGQGVSLSQPVPDPAAIADPNARAAAERALEYMDLQPGTPMKSIPVDAVFMGSCTNSRIEDLRAFASIIKGRKKADGVRVMVVPGSARVRIEAEAEGIDKIVEEFGGEWRFAGCSMCLGMNPDQLAPGERCASTSNRNFEGRQGKGGRTHLVSPLVAAATAIRGTLSSPWDLEAEGGDTPRDGGAGTRIGEKVGA
- the leuD gene encoding 3-isopropylmalate dehydratase small subunit, coding for MEKFETVTGTAVPFRRSDVDTDQIIPAVFLKRVTKTGFEDALFYAWRQDPDFILNRPEYQGATVLVTGPDFGTGSSREHAVWALRDFGFRVVLCPRFADIFRGNAGKQGLLTGIISEEDAERLWGAIEAQPGISATVDLVAKTATVGEVQVSFDIDDYTRWRLLEGLDDIALTLRDEARISEYESGRASWRPTTLPVKL
- the murA gene encoding UDP-N-acetylglucosamine 1-carboxyvinyltransferase gives rise to the protein MTSLLQDAQAAGARVGLKGDRITINGGRPLEGRIEVRGAKNFVTKAMVAAILGESPSVLRNVPDISDVRVVRGLLEVHGVKVTDGAEEGELLLDPSAVESAHMADIDAHAGSSRIPILFCGPLLHRLGEAFIPDLGGCRIGDRPIDYHLEVLRKFGAVVDKLPSGIRMTAPNGLHGAKLELPYPSVGATEQVLLTAVRADGITELKGAAIEPEIMDLINVLQKMGAVISVDTDRVIRIEGVDSLSGYTHTSLFDRNEAASWAAAALATGGDIFVGGARQPEMLTFLNVFRKVGGAFEIHDDGIRFYHPGGELKPVVIETDVHPGFMTDWQQPLVVALTKASGVSIVHETVYEQRFGFVDALIDMGAKIQVHKECLGGHPCRFGQRNFNHSAVIMGPVELKGADIEVPDLRGGFSHLIAALTAEGRSTVSNVGIISRGYENFITKLQLLGADFVLEG
- a CDS encoding 1-acyl-sn-glycerol-3-phosphate acyltransferase — encoded protein: MPVKKQRSEKSRPSVFWVLAGLIVPIGSLLARFRIVDGDKFPRTGAFILTPNHYSEIDPVMIGMVAWKLGRLPRFLAKESLFHVPVLGWFLRRSGQVPVSRGGSARGSAPLEAAQKIADEGRIVVIYPEGSLSRDPDMWPMRGKTGAARMALEHDLPVIPIAHWGTQQVMARYAKKISWFPRKTIDVKVGDPVDLSAFRGRPLDNSTLTEATAVIMDAITALLEDLRGEKAPAERWDPSQHNQKETGRFDG
- a CDS encoding NAD(P)H-dependent glycerol-3-phosphate dehydrogenase, which translates into the protein MAKAVKAPIARPRRIAVLGAGSWGTTFAKILADGGSDVVLWARRPELAREINEVKRNSDYLEGINLPRNLRATSRLGEAMSGAEQVFVSIPSQTLRSNLEAMIPYLSPETVVVSLMKGVEKGTGLRMSEVIAQGLPIDVERIAVASGPNLALEIAREQPTAAVVSSASLETAQAVAIAATNRYFRSFVNTDVIGTEFGGVLKNLIAVAIGIVDGVGYGENTKASIITRGLVEMTDFAVAYGAQAETLSGLAGLGDLIATCESSLSRNNTAGRLLGQGYGFHDVVKQMNQTAEGLASVAPILHLAEARGVEMPIVRQVSQVLAGTLDPKDIAPHLTTDSDEPQGERTTDDGQGRGRASLWGSLKRAFDQLRDGGGRP
- a CDS encoding D-alanine--D-alanine ligase family protein, whose amino-acid sequence is MTDKVAVALLFGGRSSEHSISCATAAGVLEAIDRDKYDVIPIGITHDGAFTLQPDDASLFALNAEKLPEVEDNGSRILWPDSVATRELTVIDRDGGRSSLGDVDIVFPILHGPWGEDGTLQGMLELVGLPYVGSGVLASALGMDKHFTKTVLQQAGIPVAPWVTVSAYEWSTDADSVREAARELGLPAFVKPARAGSSVGVTKVKDWSELDAAMEIALAEDDRVLIESMVTGREVEIAVLGGRPGEPARASVAGEIVVSGRDFYDFAAKYLDAPGIDLVCPADLTDAQLAEMRELAIRGFDAIGGEGLARVDFFLTADGFVINEINTMPGFTPISMFPRCWQESGLSYPALIDELIQVALARAA
- a CDS encoding DUF3515 family protein, whose protein sequence is MKSRRRALPAVLLAGAALLLAGCAPTVSLDPAANSNAPGCAEISVRLPDSVADKAKRETDAQATGAWGDPAAVILRCGVPPIGATTKPCVNVNGVDWVLMTDPAAKTIVYQTFGRVPATEVIIDHVSGVSDSSVLPEFASAVSTVKQTQKCLSTLDTDPTARPSP